The following are encoded in a window of Apis mellifera strain DH4 linkage group LG10, Amel_HAv3.1, whole genome shotgun sequence genomic DNA:
- the LOC408282 gene encoding uncharacterized protein LOC408282 isoform X3 has product MALVMLPCDLPWWPAVVKQLERAAAARNSEDLVEAMQRLHDMCKYEEQCILKSISLDPEEDIQDPELFSGLATFLDTDLDSTEQDQIFVNTIPRMVERAKALRSCKPPQGLHFSLQQQGDCVEYSYAFISSLIANAFFSTYPKRTAKTHPTLRDFNFTNFFKHLHNNGQKAKLRSIFRYYDYLDTENALDGKLIISRQVMTSKQWLTIEDWLESNVPLCPLMIRHEGRLDRIEPETKVLRVCFASAKFGGGVLDGDVTQETVHIVTHPEMLVAILSVEALEDNEVLIVEGVRHISRINDPRNRAIFEPLAKPNIVTVCCIDPEDYSQLPLSQFEEDNILREMNKSLLGFRQRHIPSSPTDPVKSESNIDITVGSRRLSPIGESFSSTPPEIEEIRSKPNGKSTRPSSPHKIYNDTNYTNKRNRFIVLGSSGEVLPVTRKSLGQISVYSSCNSQSTDSFHSAKDTIDEDLEEEEQKLNKRYSTQLDTQERRGTFAQRLREALKRENTATGATSVNTSFGESSYAVGISVSGSHVCDQDIKVKRGGSRGFVLRDETVDEDFLKESLEAEQKWLGRFRQNQPMLQRKDTNASSRYSFSTEYNSDFCSELEEVYEQLAKWLEDPIANDESRELDARDKAVVQFAGSLLKRALSESFAGVPVQEGEPQPFIDSTDVNQSHKLALAVRSLSLELARQKNRRQQSVPVSEDIEYYEDALNNHIMSKEIKDIQRKKLRTITFTFEVFQTLVDDETTVYLSNPVSLTTSGPINEKNTTKSFNIKNDKIIQQLESHITFNIPRDGSPQTGGLLSIATGNWGCGSRLKGDPQLKLVIQWLAASLAGVPKLIYYTTGNPSLSKLDTISRVLMDRHWSVGDLAAATLRFALHIIEERTEGRNTLFEEIIGMDKPSP; this is encoded by the exons ATGGCTTTAGTAATGTTACCTTGTGATTTACCATGGTGGCCGGCTGTGGTAAAGCAATTAGAGCGAGCGGCAGCTGCCAGAAATTCCGAAGATCTCGTGGAAGCAATGCAAAGACTACATGACATGTGCAA ATACGAGGAACAATGCATACTGAAAAG caTAAGTCTCGATCCTGAAGAGGACATACAAGATCCTGAATTATTTTCTGGATTAGCAACTTTTCTTGATACTGATCTTGATTCTACTGAACAGgatcaaatttttgtaaatacaatACCACGAATGGTAGAAAGAGCAAAAGCTTTAAGATCCTGTAAACCTCCACAAGGTTTACACTTCAGTCTTCAACAACaag GGGATTGTGTGGAATACAGCTATGCTTTCATTTCATCTTTAATCGCGAACGCATTCTTCTCTACGTATCCAAAAAGAACCGCGAAGACGCACCCAACTTTACGGGACttcaatttcacaaattttttcaaacatctTCATAA TAATGGTCAAAAAGCTAAGCTAAGAAGCATATTCCGTTACTACGATTATCTTGATACCGAAAACGCGTtagatggaaaattaataatttctagacAG GTAATGACATCGAAACAATGGTTAACTATTGAAGATTGGTTGGAAAGTAACGTTCCTTTGTGCCCGTTGATGATACGCCATGAAGGTCGCCTAGACAGAATAGAACCAGAAACTAAAGTTTTGCGAGTTTGCTTTGCAAGTGCTAAATTTGGTGGCGGTGTACTTGATGGTGATGTTACGCAAGAAACTGtacat atAGTAACACATCCCGAAATGCTCGTGGCAATATTGTCTGTTGAGGCTTTAGAAGATAACGAAGTTCTAATTGTTGAAGGAGTTAGACATATATCTAGAATAAATGATCCTCGTAACAGAGCGATATTTGAACCTCTAGCGAAACCAAATATT gtaACGGTATGCTGTATCGATCCTGAAGATTATTCACAATTACCTTTATCACAATTTgaagaagataatatattacgagaaatgaataaatctcTACTTGGTTTTCGACAAAGACACATACCAAGTAGTCCAACTGATCCTGTAAAATCAGAatcaaatatagatattacagTAGGTTCTCGAAGATTATCACCAATTGGAGAAAGTTTTAGTAGCACTCCTCCAGAAATAGAAG AAATTCGTAGTAAACCAAATGGCAAATCTACAAGACCATCTAGTcctcataaaatatataatgatactaATTATACAAACAAAAGAAATCGGTTTATCGTTCTTGGATCTAGTGGAGAAGTTTTACCAGTTACACGAAAATCACTTGGTCAAATATCGGTTTATAGTAGTTGTAATAGTCAAAGTACAGATAGTTTTCATAGTGCAAAAGATACTATAGATGAAGATTtgg aagaagaagagcaaaaattaaataaacgctACAGTACTCAGTTAGATACTCAAGAGCGAAGAGGAACTTTCGCTCAACGTTTAAGAGAAGCCTTAAAACGGGAAAATACAGCTACTGGAGCTACATCAGTAAATACTTCATTTGGAGAGAGTAGTTACGCAGTAGGAATAAGCGTATCTGGAAGTCATGTTTGTGATCAAGACATCAa agTAAAAAGAGGAGGTTCAAGAGGTTTTGTTTTACGGGATGAAACAGTAGATgaagattttttgaaagaatcttTAGAAGCTGAACAAAAATGGTTAGGTAGATTTCGGCAAAATCAACCTATGTTACAAAGAAAAGATACAAATGCTAGCAGTAGGTATAGCTTCAGTACTGAATATAACTCCG atttttgctCGGAGCTTGAAGAAGTTTATGAACAACTAGCTAAATGGTTAGAAGATCCTATAGCAAACGATGAATCTCGTGAATTAGATGCGAGAGACAAAGCTGTAGTTCAATTTGCAGGTTCATTATTGAAAAGAGCTCTTAGTGAATCATTTGCTGGTGTTCCAGTTCAAGAGGGTGAACCACAACCTTTTATTGATTCTACTGATGTAAATCAAAGTCACAAATTAGCTTTGGCTGTGAGAAGTTTGAGTTTAGAATTAGCCCGTCAGAAAAATAGAAGGCAACAATCA GTACCTGTGTCTgaagatatagaatattatgaagatgctttaaataatcatattatgtCAAAAGAGATAAAGGATATTCAGCGTAAAAAACTTAGAACAATAACATTTACATTTGAAGTTTTTCAAACATTGGTTGATGATGAAACTActgtatatttatctaatcCTGTTTCTTTAACTACATCTGGACCCATAAATGAGAAAAACAcaacaaaatcttttaatattaaaaatgataaaattatacaacaatTAGAATCCCATATAACATTTAAT ataccAAGAGATGGTAGTCCACAAACTGGTGGATTATTATCTATTGCTACAGGTAATTGGGGATGTGGATCTCGTTTAAAAGGAGATCCACAATTGAAGCTTGTTATTCAGTGGCTTGCTGCTTCTTTGGCAGGAGtgccaaaattaatatattacaccACAGGAAATCCCAGTTTGTCAAAG ttagATACTATAAGTAGAGTTCTCATGGATAGACATTGGTCAGTTGGTGATTTAGCTGCGGCAACATTAAGATTTGCATTACACATTATTGAAGAAAGAACAGAAGGGAGAAATActctttttgaagaaataattggTATGGATAAACCAAGTCCTTAG
- the LOC408282 gene encoding uncharacterized protein LOC408282 isoform X1, translated as MALVMLPCDLPWWPAVVKQLERAAAARNSEDLVEAMQRLHDMCKYEEQCILKSISLDPEEDIQDPELFSGLATFLDTDLDSTEQDQIFVNTIPRMVERAKALRSCKPPQGLHFSLQQQGDCVEYSYAFISSLIANAFFSTYPKRTAKTHPTLRDFNFTNFFKHLHNNGQKAKLRSIFRYYDYLDTENALDGKLIISRQVMTSKQWLTIEDWLESNVPLCPLMIRHEGRLDRIEPETKVLRVCFASAKFGGGVLDGDVTQETVHIVTHPEMLVAILSVEALEDNEVLIVEGVRHISRINDPRNRAIFEPLAKPNIVTVCCIDPEDYSQLPLSQFEEDNILREMNKSLLGFRQRHIPSSPTDPVKSESNIDITVGSRRLSPIGESFSSTPPEIEAKSALYEQKYDILTEIRSKPNGKSTRPSSPHKIYNDTNYTNKRNRFIVLGSSGEVLPVTRKSLGQISVYSSCNSQSTDSFHSAKDTIDEDLEEEEQKLNKRYSTQLDTQERRGTFAQRLREALKRENTATGATSVNTSFGESSYAVGISVSGSHVCDQDIKVKRGGSRGFVLRDETVDEDFLKESLEAEQKWLGRFRQNQPMLQRKDTNASSRYSFSTEYNSDFCSELEEVYEQLAKWLEDPIANDESRELDARDKAVVQFAGSLLKRALSESFAGVPVQEGEPQPFIDSTDVNQSHKLALAVRSLSLELARQKNRRQQSVPVSEDIEYYEDALNNHIMSKEIKDIQRKKLRTITFTFEVFQTLVDDETTVYLSNPVSLTTSGPINEKNTTKSFNIKNDKIIQQLESHITFNIPRDGSPQTGGLLSIATGNWGCGSRLKGDPQLKLVIQWLAASLAGVPKLIYYTTGNPSLSKLDTISRVLMDRHWSVGDLAAATLRFALHIIEERTEGRNTLFEEIIGMDKPSP; from the exons ATGGCTTTAGTAATGTTACCTTGTGATTTACCATGGTGGCCGGCTGTGGTAAAGCAATTAGAGCGAGCGGCAGCTGCCAGAAATTCCGAAGATCTCGTGGAAGCAATGCAAAGACTACATGACATGTGCAA ATACGAGGAACAATGCATACTGAAAAG caTAAGTCTCGATCCTGAAGAGGACATACAAGATCCTGAATTATTTTCTGGATTAGCAACTTTTCTTGATACTGATCTTGATTCTACTGAACAGgatcaaatttttgtaaatacaatACCACGAATGGTAGAAAGAGCAAAAGCTTTAAGATCCTGTAAACCTCCACAAGGTTTACACTTCAGTCTTCAACAACaag GGGATTGTGTGGAATACAGCTATGCTTTCATTTCATCTTTAATCGCGAACGCATTCTTCTCTACGTATCCAAAAAGAACCGCGAAGACGCACCCAACTTTACGGGACttcaatttcacaaattttttcaaacatctTCATAA TAATGGTCAAAAAGCTAAGCTAAGAAGCATATTCCGTTACTACGATTATCTTGATACCGAAAACGCGTtagatggaaaattaataatttctagacAG GTAATGACATCGAAACAATGGTTAACTATTGAAGATTGGTTGGAAAGTAACGTTCCTTTGTGCCCGTTGATGATACGCCATGAAGGTCGCCTAGACAGAATAGAACCAGAAACTAAAGTTTTGCGAGTTTGCTTTGCAAGTGCTAAATTTGGTGGCGGTGTACTTGATGGTGATGTTACGCAAGAAACTGtacat atAGTAACACATCCCGAAATGCTCGTGGCAATATTGTCTGTTGAGGCTTTAGAAGATAACGAAGTTCTAATTGTTGAAGGAGTTAGACATATATCTAGAATAAATGATCCTCGTAACAGAGCGATATTTGAACCTCTAGCGAAACCAAATATT gtaACGGTATGCTGTATCGATCCTGAAGATTATTCACAATTACCTTTATCACAATTTgaagaagataatatattacgagaaatgaataaatctcTACTTGGTTTTCGACAAAGACACATACCAAGTAGTCCAACTGATCCTGTAAAATCAGAatcaaatatagatattacagTAGGTTCTCGAAGATTATCACCAATTGGAGAAAGTTTTAGTAGCACTCCTCCAGAAATAGAAG caAAATCTGCACtatatgaacaaaaatatgatattttaacagAAATTCGTAGTAAACCAAATGGCAAATCTACAAGACCATCTAGTcctcataaaatatataatgatactaATTATACAAACAAAAGAAATCGGTTTATCGTTCTTGGATCTAGTGGAGAAGTTTTACCAGTTACACGAAAATCACTTGGTCAAATATCGGTTTATAGTAGTTGTAATAGTCAAAGTACAGATAGTTTTCATAGTGCAAAAGATACTATAGATGAAGATTtgg aagaagaagagcaaaaattaaataaacgctACAGTACTCAGTTAGATACTCAAGAGCGAAGAGGAACTTTCGCTCAACGTTTAAGAGAAGCCTTAAAACGGGAAAATACAGCTACTGGAGCTACATCAGTAAATACTTCATTTGGAGAGAGTAGTTACGCAGTAGGAATAAGCGTATCTGGAAGTCATGTTTGTGATCAAGACATCAa agTAAAAAGAGGAGGTTCAAGAGGTTTTGTTTTACGGGATGAAACAGTAGATgaagattttttgaaagaatcttTAGAAGCTGAACAAAAATGGTTAGGTAGATTTCGGCAAAATCAACCTATGTTACAAAGAAAAGATACAAATGCTAGCAGTAGGTATAGCTTCAGTACTGAATATAACTCCG atttttgctCGGAGCTTGAAGAAGTTTATGAACAACTAGCTAAATGGTTAGAAGATCCTATAGCAAACGATGAATCTCGTGAATTAGATGCGAGAGACAAAGCTGTAGTTCAATTTGCAGGTTCATTATTGAAAAGAGCTCTTAGTGAATCATTTGCTGGTGTTCCAGTTCAAGAGGGTGAACCACAACCTTTTATTGATTCTACTGATGTAAATCAAAGTCACAAATTAGCTTTGGCTGTGAGAAGTTTGAGTTTAGAATTAGCCCGTCAGAAAAATAGAAGGCAACAATCA GTACCTGTGTCTgaagatatagaatattatgaagatgctttaaataatcatattatgtCAAAAGAGATAAAGGATATTCAGCGTAAAAAACTTAGAACAATAACATTTACATTTGAAGTTTTTCAAACATTGGTTGATGATGAAACTActgtatatttatctaatcCTGTTTCTTTAACTACATCTGGACCCATAAATGAGAAAAACAcaacaaaatcttttaatattaaaaatgataaaattatacaacaatTAGAATCCCATATAACATTTAAT ataccAAGAGATGGTAGTCCACAAACTGGTGGATTATTATCTATTGCTACAGGTAATTGGGGATGTGGATCTCGTTTAAAAGGAGATCCACAATTGAAGCTTGTTATTCAGTGGCTTGCTGCTTCTTTGGCAGGAGtgccaaaattaatatattacaccACAGGAAATCCCAGTTTGTCAAAG ttagATACTATAAGTAGAGTTCTCATGGATAGACATTGGTCAGTTGGTGATTTAGCTGCGGCAACATTAAGATTTGCATTACACATTATTGAAGAAAGAACAGAAGGGAGAAATActctttttgaagaaataattggTATGGATAAACCAAGTCCTTAG
- the LOC408282 gene encoding uncharacterized protein LOC408282 isoform X2: MALVMLPCDLPWWPAVVKQLERAAAARNSEDLVEAMQRLHDMCNISLDPEEDIQDPELFSGLATFLDTDLDSTEQDQIFVNTIPRMVERAKALRSCKPPQGLHFSLQQQGDCVEYSYAFISSLIANAFFSTYPKRTAKTHPTLRDFNFTNFFKHLHNNGQKAKLRSIFRYYDYLDTENALDGKLIISRQVMTSKQWLTIEDWLESNVPLCPLMIRHEGRLDRIEPETKVLRVCFASAKFGGGVLDGDVTQETVHIVTHPEMLVAILSVEALEDNEVLIVEGVRHISRINDPRNRAIFEPLAKPNIVTVCCIDPEDYSQLPLSQFEEDNILREMNKSLLGFRQRHIPSSPTDPVKSESNIDITVGSRRLSPIGESFSSTPPEIEAKSALYEQKYDILTEIRSKPNGKSTRPSSPHKIYNDTNYTNKRNRFIVLGSSGEVLPVTRKSLGQISVYSSCNSQSTDSFHSAKDTIDEDLEEEEQKLNKRYSTQLDTQERRGTFAQRLREALKRENTATGATSVNTSFGESSYAVGISVSGSHVCDQDIKVKRGGSRGFVLRDETVDEDFLKESLEAEQKWLGRFRQNQPMLQRKDTNASSRYSFSTEYNSDFCSELEEVYEQLAKWLEDPIANDESRELDARDKAVVQFAGSLLKRALSESFAGVPVQEGEPQPFIDSTDVNQSHKLALAVRSLSLELARQKNRRQQSVPVSEDIEYYEDALNNHIMSKEIKDIQRKKLRTITFTFEVFQTLVDDETTVYLSNPVSLTTSGPINEKNTTKSFNIKNDKIIQQLESHITFNIPRDGSPQTGGLLSIATGNWGCGSRLKGDPQLKLVIQWLAASLAGVPKLIYYTTGNPSLSKLDTISRVLMDRHWSVGDLAAATLRFALHIIEERTEGRNTLFEEIIGMDKPSP, translated from the exons ATGGCTTTAGTAATGTTACCTTGTGATTTACCATGGTGGCCGGCTGTGGTAAAGCAATTAGAGCGAGCGGCAGCTGCCAGAAATTCCGAAGATCTCGTGGAAGCAATGCAAAGACTACATGACATGTGCAA caTAAGTCTCGATCCTGAAGAGGACATACAAGATCCTGAATTATTTTCTGGATTAGCAACTTTTCTTGATACTGATCTTGATTCTACTGAACAGgatcaaatttttgtaaatacaatACCACGAATGGTAGAAAGAGCAAAAGCTTTAAGATCCTGTAAACCTCCACAAGGTTTACACTTCAGTCTTCAACAACaag GGGATTGTGTGGAATACAGCTATGCTTTCATTTCATCTTTAATCGCGAACGCATTCTTCTCTACGTATCCAAAAAGAACCGCGAAGACGCACCCAACTTTACGGGACttcaatttcacaaattttttcaaacatctTCATAA TAATGGTCAAAAAGCTAAGCTAAGAAGCATATTCCGTTACTACGATTATCTTGATACCGAAAACGCGTtagatggaaaattaataatttctagacAG GTAATGACATCGAAACAATGGTTAACTATTGAAGATTGGTTGGAAAGTAACGTTCCTTTGTGCCCGTTGATGATACGCCATGAAGGTCGCCTAGACAGAATAGAACCAGAAACTAAAGTTTTGCGAGTTTGCTTTGCAAGTGCTAAATTTGGTGGCGGTGTACTTGATGGTGATGTTACGCAAGAAACTGtacat atAGTAACACATCCCGAAATGCTCGTGGCAATATTGTCTGTTGAGGCTTTAGAAGATAACGAAGTTCTAATTGTTGAAGGAGTTAGACATATATCTAGAATAAATGATCCTCGTAACAGAGCGATATTTGAACCTCTAGCGAAACCAAATATT gtaACGGTATGCTGTATCGATCCTGAAGATTATTCACAATTACCTTTATCACAATTTgaagaagataatatattacgagaaatgaataaatctcTACTTGGTTTTCGACAAAGACACATACCAAGTAGTCCAACTGATCCTGTAAAATCAGAatcaaatatagatattacagTAGGTTCTCGAAGATTATCACCAATTGGAGAAAGTTTTAGTAGCACTCCTCCAGAAATAGAAG caAAATCTGCACtatatgaacaaaaatatgatattttaacagAAATTCGTAGTAAACCAAATGGCAAATCTACAAGACCATCTAGTcctcataaaatatataatgatactaATTATACAAACAAAAGAAATCGGTTTATCGTTCTTGGATCTAGTGGAGAAGTTTTACCAGTTACACGAAAATCACTTGGTCAAATATCGGTTTATAGTAGTTGTAATAGTCAAAGTACAGATAGTTTTCATAGTGCAAAAGATACTATAGATGAAGATTtgg aagaagaagagcaaaaattaaataaacgctACAGTACTCAGTTAGATACTCAAGAGCGAAGAGGAACTTTCGCTCAACGTTTAAGAGAAGCCTTAAAACGGGAAAATACAGCTACTGGAGCTACATCAGTAAATACTTCATTTGGAGAGAGTAGTTACGCAGTAGGAATAAGCGTATCTGGAAGTCATGTTTGTGATCAAGACATCAa agTAAAAAGAGGAGGTTCAAGAGGTTTTGTTTTACGGGATGAAACAGTAGATgaagattttttgaaagaatcttTAGAAGCTGAACAAAAATGGTTAGGTAGATTTCGGCAAAATCAACCTATGTTACAAAGAAAAGATACAAATGCTAGCAGTAGGTATAGCTTCAGTACTGAATATAACTCCG atttttgctCGGAGCTTGAAGAAGTTTATGAACAACTAGCTAAATGGTTAGAAGATCCTATAGCAAACGATGAATCTCGTGAATTAGATGCGAGAGACAAAGCTGTAGTTCAATTTGCAGGTTCATTATTGAAAAGAGCTCTTAGTGAATCATTTGCTGGTGTTCCAGTTCAAGAGGGTGAACCACAACCTTTTATTGATTCTACTGATGTAAATCAAAGTCACAAATTAGCTTTGGCTGTGAGAAGTTTGAGTTTAGAATTAGCCCGTCAGAAAAATAGAAGGCAACAATCA GTACCTGTGTCTgaagatatagaatattatgaagatgctttaaataatcatattatgtCAAAAGAGATAAAGGATATTCAGCGTAAAAAACTTAGAACAATAACATTTACATTTGAAGTTTTTCAAACATTGGTTGATGATGAAACTActgtatatttatctaatcCTGTTTCTTTAACTACATCTGGACCCATAAATGAGAAAAACAcaacaaaatcttttaatattaaaaatgataaaattatacaacaatTAGAATCCCATATAACATTTAAT ataccAAGAGATGGTAGTCCACAAACTGGTGGATTATTATCTATTGCTACAGGTAATTGGGGATGTGGATCTCGTTTAAAAGGAGATCCACAATTGAAGCTTGTTATTCAGTGGCTTGCTGCTTCTTTGGCAGGAGtgccaaaattaatatattacaccACAGGAAATCCCAGTTTGTCAAAG ttagATACTATAAGTAGAGTTCTCATGGATAGACATTGGTCAGTTGGTGATTTAGCTGCGGCAACATTAAGATTTGCATTACACATTATTGAAGAAAGAACAGAAGGGAGAAATActctttttgaagaaataattggTATGGATAAACCAAGTCCTTAG
- the LOC408282 gene encoding uncharacterized protein LOC408282 isoform X5, giving the protein MALVMLPCDLPWWPAVVKQLERAAAARNSEDLVEAMQRLHDMCKYEEQCILKSISLDPEEDIQDPELFSGLATFLDTDLDSTEQDQIFVNTIPRMVERAKALRSCKPPQGLHFSLQQQGDCVEYSYAFISSLIANAFFSTYPKRTAKTHPTLRDFNFTNFFKHLHNNGQKAKLRSIFRYYDYLDTENALDGKLIISRQVMTSKQWLTIEDWLESNVPLCPLMIRHEGRLDRIEPETKVLRVCFASAKFGGGVLDGDVTQETVHIVTHPEMLVAILSVEALEDNEVLIVEGVRHISRINDPRNRAIFEPLAKPNIVTVCCIDPEDYSQLPLSQFEEDNILREMNKSLLGFRQRHIPSSPTDPVKSESNIDITVGSRRLSPIGESFSSTPPEIEAKSALYEQKYDILTEIRSKPNGKSTRPSSPHKIYNDTNYTNKRNRFIVLGSSGEVLPVTRKSLGQISVYSSCNSQSTDSFHSAKDTIDEDLEEEEQKLNKRYSTQLDTQERRGTFAQRLREALKRENTATGATSVNTSFGESSYAVGISVSGSHVCDQDIKVKRGGSRGFVLRDETVDEDFLKESLEAEQKWLGRFRQNQPMLQRKDTNASSRYSFSTEYNSDFCSELEEVYEQLAKWLEDPIANDESRELDARDKAVVQFAGSLLKRALSESFAGVPVQEGEPQPFIDSTDVNQSHKLALAVRSLSLELARQKNRRQQSIPRDGSPQTGGLLSIATGNWGCGSRLKGDPQLKLVIQWLAASLAGVPKLIYYTTGNPSLSKLDTISRVLMDRHWSVGDLAAATLRFALHIIEERTEGRNTLFEEIIGMDKPSP; this is encoded by the exons ATGGCTTTAGTAATGTTACCTTGTGATTTACCATGGTGGCCGGCTGTGGTAAAGCAATTAGAGCGAGCGGCAGCTGCCAGAAATTCCGAAGATCTCGTGGAAGCAATGCAAAGACTACATGACATGTGCAA ATACGAGGAACAATGCATACTGAAAAG caTAAGTCTCGATCCTGAAGAGGACATACAAGATCCTGAATTATTTTCTGGATTAGCAACTTTTCTTGATACTGATCTTGATTCTACTGAACAGgatcaaatttttgtaaatacaatACCACGAATGGTAGAAAGAGCAAAAGCTTTAAGATCCTGTAAACCTCCACAAGGTTTACACTTCAGTCTTCAACAACaag GGGATTGTGTGGAATACAGCTATGCTTTCATTTCATCTTTAATCGCGAACGCATTCTTCTCTACGTATCCAAAAAGAACCGCGAAGACGCACCCAACTTTACGGGACttcaatttcacaaattttttcaaacatctTCATAA TAATGGTCAAAAAGCTAAGCTAAGAAGCATATTCCGTTACTACGATTATCTTGATACCGAAAACGCGTtagatggaaaattaataatttctagacAG GTAATGACATCGAAACAATGGTTAACTATTGAAGATTGGTTGGAAAGTAACGTTCCTTTGTGCCCGTTGATGATACGCCATGAAGGTCGCCTAGACAGAATAGAACCAGAAACTAAAGTTTTGCGAGTTTGCTTTGCAAGTGCTAAATTTGGTGGCGGTGTACTTGATGGTGATGTTACGCAAGAAACTGtacat atAGTAACACATCCCGAAATGCTCGTGGCAATATTGTCTGTTGAGGCTTTAGAAGATAACGAAGTTCTAATTGTTGAAGGAGTTAGACATATATCTAGAATAAATGATCCTCGTAACAGAGCGATATTTGAACCTCTAGCGAAACCAAATATT gtaACGGTATGCTGTATCGATCCTGAAGATTATTCACAATTACCTTTATCACAATTTgaagaagataatatattacgagaaatgaataaatctcTACTTGGTTTTCGACAAAGACACATACCAAGTAGTCCAACTGATCCTGTAAAATCAGAatcaaatatagatattacagTAGGTTCTCGAAGATTATCACCAATTGGAGAAAGTTTTAGTAGCACTCCTCCAGAAATAGAAG caAAATCTGCACtatatgaacaaaaatatgatattttaacagAAATTCGTAGTAAACCAAATGGCAAATCTACAAGACCATCTAGTcctcataaaatatataatgatactaATTATACAAACAAAAGAAATCGGTTTATCGTTCTTGGATCTAGTGGAGAAGTTTTACCAGTTACACGAAAATCACTTGGTCAAATATCGGTTTATAGTAGTTGTAATAGTCAAAGTACAGATAGTTTTCATAGTGCAAAAGATACTATAGATGAAGATTtgg aagaagaagagcaaaaattaaataaacgctACAGTACTCAGTTAGATACTCAAGAGCGAAGAGGAACTTTCGCTCAACGTTTAAGAGAAGCCTTAAAACGGGAAAATACAGCTACTGGAGCTACATCAGTAAATACTTCATTTGGAGAGAGTAGTTACGCAGTAGGAATAAGCGTATCTGGAAGTCATGTTTGTGATCAAGACATCAa agTAAAAAGAGGAGGTTCAAGAGGTTTTGTTTTACGGGATGAAACAGTAGATgaagattttttgaaagaatcttTAGAAGCTGAACAAAAATGGTTAGGTAGATTTCGGCAAAATCAACCTATGTTACAAAGAAAAGATACAAATGCTAGCAGTAGGTATAGCTTCAGTACTGAATATAACTCCG atttttgctCGGAGCTTGAAGAAGTTTATGAACAACTAGCTAAATGGTTAGAAGATCCTATAGCAAACGATGAATCTCGTGAATTAGATGCGAGAGACAAAGCTGTAGTTCAATTTGCAGGTTCATTATTGAAAAGAGCTCTTAGTGAATCATTTGCTGGTGTTCCAGTTCAAGAGGGTGAACCACAACCTTTTATTGATTCTACTGATGTAAATCAAAGTCACAAATTAGCTTTGGCTGTGAGAAGTTTGAGTTTAGAATTAGCCCGTCAGAAAAATAGAAGGCAACAATCA ataccAAGAGATGGTAGTCCACAAACTGGTGGATTATTATCTATTGCTACAGGTAATTGGGGATGTGGATCTCGTTTAAAAGGAGATCCACAATTGAAGCTTGTTATTCAGTGGCTTGCTGCTTCTTTGGCAGGAGtgccaaaattaatatattacaccACAGGAAATCCCAGTTTGTCAAAG ttagATACTATAAGTAGAGTTCTCATGGATAGACATTGGTCAGTTGGTGATTTAGCTGCGGCAACATTAAGATTTGCATTACACATTATTGAAGAAAGAACAGAAGGGAGAAATActctttttgaagaaataattggTATGGATAAACCAAGTCCTTAG